The proteins below are encoded in one region of Candidatus Neomarinimicrobiota bacterium:
- the nth gene encoding endonuclease III, with amino-acid sequence MRESNTRKVGRAKAVFKTLLGEYPNAKCSLHYNSAHELLVATILSAQCTDHRVNQVTPALFKKYPSPEDFAYCDVMELAKDVHSCGYHNQKAKSIQGSSLKIIEEHEGQVPNDMDELVKLPGVGRKTANCVLGEIYNVPSMVIDTHMVRIMNLLKFVNTKDAKKIEFELMVLFEDKNWVKLTHLIIDHGRAVCIARRPQCGTCVVNELCPSVIT; translated from the coding sequence GTGAGGGAGAGTAACACCAGAAAAGTTGGACGGGCAAAAGCGGTTTTTAAAACTCTATTGGGGGAATACCCTAACGCCAAATGTTCTCTCCATTATAATTCTGCCCATGAATTGTTGGTAGCAACAATTCTCTCCGCTCAATGTACAGACCATCGCGTTAACCAGGTGACACCGGCACTATTTAAAAAATATCCATCGCCGGAAGATTTTGCTTATTGTGATGTCATGGAACTGGCGAAAGATGTTCATTCTTGTGGATACCACAATCAAAAAGCGAAGTCTATCCAGGGATCCAGTTTAAAAATTATAGAAGAGCATGAGGGGCAAGTCCCCAATGATATGGATGAATTGGTGAAGCTCCCGGGAGTGGGTCGCAAGACCGCCAATTGCGTTTTGGGAGAAATTTATAATGTGCCCTCTATGGTGATTGATACCCACATGGTGCGCATCATGAATCTTTTGAAATTCGTCAATACTAAAGATGCGAAAAAAATCGAATTTGAATTGATGGTATTATTCGAGGATAAAAACTGGGTCAAACTCACCCATTTAATTATTGATCATGGCCGCGCAGTATGTATCGCGCGGCGACCCCAATGCGGTACCTGTGTGGTTAATGAACTGTGTCCATCGGTTATTACTTAG
- the ilvC gene encoding ketol-acid reductoisomerase, with protein MKEININGHRETIVERSDYPVEKCKEILDKEVTAILGYGPQGRGQGLNMRDQGFNVILGLRRGKSWENALADGWVEGENLFELEEATKRGSIVQFLISDAAQIQLWPMVKDNLDEGDAIYFSHGFGIVFHEDTHIIPPENIDVILVAPKGSGLTVRNHFLDGRGINASFAIHQDYTGNAKDRCIATAFAFGSGHLFETTFEKEVHSDLTGERCVLMGLLQGAFLAQYEVLREHGHSPSEAYNETIEEALQSLYPLVAEKGMDWMYANCSTTAQRGALDWAPKFKDSIKPVIEECYQSVLSGEEARISIETNSKPDYREQLEKELAEVNNQEMWQAGKQLRPLRPENI; from the coding sequence ATGAAAGAAATCAACATTAATGGACACCGTGAAACAATCGTAGAACGATCCGACTATCCTGTAGAAAAGTGTAAAGAAATTTTGGATAAAGAAGTGACTGCAATTCTGGGATACGGTCCCCAAGGGCGGGGGCAAGGTCTCAATATGCGTGACCAGGGATTCAATGTGATTCTTGGTTTGCGCCGTGGTAAAAGTTGGGAAAATGCCTTGGCTGACGGCTGGGTAGAAGGTGAAAATTTATTTGAGTTGGAAGAAGCGACCAAGCGCGGATCCATCGTCCAGTTTTTAATCTCCGATGCGGCCCAGATCCAGCTATGGCCCATGGTAAAAGACAATTTAGATGAGGGGGATGCCATATATTTTTCCCACGGTTTTGGTATTGTTTTCCATGAGGATACCCATATCATTCCGCCGGAAAATATTGATGTAATCCTTGTTGCTCCAAAAGGGAGTGGATTAACTGTTCGAAACCATTTTCTGGATGGCCGGGGCATTAATGCATCCTTTGCCATTCATCAGGATTATACAGGAAATGCGAAAGACCGCTGTATTGCCACTGCCTTTGCATTTGGTTCAGGCCATTTGTTTGAAACTACTTTTGAAAAGGAAGTTCATAGCGATCTAACTGGTGAACGATGTGTTTTAATGGGACTACTGCAAGGTGCCTTTTTGGCACAATATGAAGTATTAAGAGAACATGGTCATTCACCATCGGAAGCCTATAATGAAACGATTGAAGAAGCACTCCAGAGTTTATATCCATTGGTGGCTGAAAAAGGTATGGACTGGATGTATGCCAACTGTTCCACCACAGCTCAGCGCGGCGCATTAGATTGGGCACCAAAATTCAAAGATTCCATTAAACCTGTTATTGAAGAATGTTACCAAAGTGTATTGAGCGGCGAAGAAGCCCGAATCTCTATTGAAACAAACTCTAAGCCGGACTACCGCGAACAATTGGAAAAAGAATTGGCGGAAGTAAATAACCAGGAAATGTGGCAGGCGGGGAAACAGTTGCGCCCATTAAGACCGGAAAATATTTAA
- the ilvD gene encoding dihydroxy-acid dehydratase — MRSDTIKKGFEHAPHRSLLRATGVIQTESDFEKPFIGVANSYIDLIPGHVHLQEFGKVAKQAIREAGGIPFEFNTIGVDDGIAMGHIGMRYSLASRELIADSVETVAEAHRLDGLMCITNCDKIVPGMLMAAVRINIPTVFVSGGPMKAGNLDGEKVDLISVFEGVGQVQSGAISEEKLTALEKEGCPTCGSCSGMFTANSMNCLMEALGIALPGNGSILAVDDGRLDLVREAGKRIVDLIDKNIKPRDLVTSESIRNAFALDMAMGGSTNTVLHTLAIAIEAGLEFDLKELNEIAKKTPYICKVSPATKDVHMEDVDRAGGISAILSELSKKDNILDLDCPTVTGKSLGENIRGAVSKDERIIRTVDTPYSQEGGLAILFGNIAPDGSVVKTAAVEEKMLVHSGPARIYASQEEALSGIMDKEVQPGDVVVIRYEGPKGGPGMPEMLSPTSAIMGMGLGDKVALITDGRFSGGTRGACIGHISPEAANRGPIAAINEGDTIHINIPEKSINVELSDEEIQSRLAALPEFEPKIKNGYLGRYARMVTSANTGAVLK, encoded by the coding sequence ATGCGATCAGATACAATAAAAAAAGGGTTTGAACATGCCCCCCACCGGAGTTTGCTCCGGGCCACTGGTGTCATTCAAACCGAATCAGATTTTGAGAAACCGTTCATCGGTGTGGCCAATTCCTACATTGACCTGATTCCCGGCCACGTCCATTTACAGGAATTTGGCAAGGTGGCCAAACAAGCTATTCGGGAGGCCGGTGGCATCCCCTTTGAATTCAATACTATCGGCGTGGATGATGGCATTGCCATGGGTCACATAGGGATGCGTTATTCCCTTGCCAGTCGAGAGTTAATTGCGGACAGTGTAGAAACGGTAGCCGAAGCCCATCGCTTGGATGGCCTCATGTGTATTACTAATTGCGATAAGATTGTCCCAGGGATGCTCATGGCAGCCGTTCGAATAAATATTCCCACTGTTTTTGTCTCCGGCGGGCCCATGAAAGCGGGAAATCTTGATGGAGAAAAAGTTGATTTAATTTCTGTTTTTGAAGGTGTGGGTCAAGTTCAATCGGGTGCTATTTCTGAGGAGAAACTTACTGCTCTAGAAAAAGAAGGCTGCCCCACCTGCGGTTCCTGTTCCGGCATGTTCACCGCAAATTCTATGAATTGTTTGATGGAAGCATTGGGGATTGCTCTCCCGGGGAATGGATCTATTTTAGCTGTGGATGATGGTCGTTTAGATTTGGTGAGAGAGGCAGGGAAACGAATTGTTGACTTAATAGATAAAAATATAAAACCAAGAGATTTGGTTACGTCTGAATCAATCCGAAATGCATTTGCTCTCGATATGGCCATGGGTGGCAGCACCAATACGGTTTTACATACATTGGCCATTGCCATTGAAGCGGGCCTCGAATTTGACTTAAAAGAATTAAATGAAATTGCAAAAAAGACGCCTTATATCTGCAAAGTAAGTCCCGCCACCAAAGATGTTCACATGGAAGATGTGGATCGCGCCGGTGGCATTTCGGCAATATTATCTGAATTATCAAAAAAAGATAATATACTTGATTTGGATTGTCCAACTGTTACGGGAAAATCGTTGGGGGAGAATATCCGCGGCGCAGTATCCAAGGATGAGCGGATTATTCGGACTGTGGATACCCCCTATTCTCAAGAGGGCGGATTGGCCATTCTTTTCGGTAACATAGCTCCCGATGGATCGGTGGTAAAAACGGCAGCGGTGGAAGAAAAAATGTTGGTTCATTCCGGCCCGGCCCGGATTTATGCATCACAGGAGGAAGCTTTATCGGGCATCATGGATAAAGAAGTGCAACCCGGTGATGTGGTGGTCATTCGTTATGAAGGACCTAAAGGCGGTCCCGGTATGCCGGAAATGTTATCCCCCACCAGCGCCATAATGGGAATGGGATTGGGTGATAAAGTAGCCTTGATTACAGACGGGAGATTTTCCGGTGGAACGCGGGGTGCTTGCATTGGTCACATTTCACCAGAAGCAGCCAATCGCGGGCCCATTGCCGCAATAAATGAAGGAGATACAATTCATATTAATATCCCTGAAAAAAGCATCAATGTTGAACTGAGCGACGAAGAAATCCAATCTCGCTTGGCTGCGCTTCCAGAGTTTGAACCAAAAATAAAAAATGGATATTTAGGACGGTATGCCCGTATGGTGACATCGGCAAATACCGGTGCTGTATTAAAGTAG
- the leuB gene encoding 3-isopropylmalate dehydrogenase produces MKSYQLTVLPGDGIGPEIMDPALQVLDLVGQEFSVQFDYEEALFGGCSIDKHGVPVTDETLEKCKKSDAVLLGAVGGPKWDSQPHENKPEQGLLKLRESLGLYANLRPAKIYNALLEASSLRPSVIRKADVMVVRELTGGIYFGKPRGMDKNKGWNTLTYSRKEVERIARSAFELARKRDNRVTSVHKANVLESSQFWRDVVEEVHKEYPDVFLNEMYVDNAAMQLVRDPKQFDVIVTQNLFGDILSDISAMVTGSLGMLPSASLGEKHSLYEPVHGTAPEIAGQNRANPLAMIGSVAMMLDYTFDLPDAATMIYDAISEVLELGFRTEDIATRNTSVVSTTGMRDLILEKCADKSDSIIEMVRMSYEG; encoded by the coding sequence ATGAAATCCTATCAATTAACTGTTTTACCGGGGGATGGCATTGGTCCAGAAATTATGGATCCGGCACTTCAGGTTTTAGATTTGGTCGGCCAGGAATTCAGTGTGCAGTTTGATTATGAAGAAGCATTATTCGGCGGCTGTTCCATTGATAAACATGGTGTACCGGTGACGGACGAAACATTGGAAAAATGCAAAAAATCCGACGCTGTACTTTTGGGCGCAGTGGGTGGACCCAAATGGGATTCACAGCCCCATGAGAATAAACCGGAACAAGGCCTTTTGAAGTTGCGAGAATCCTTAGGACTTTATGCCAATCTTCGTCCCGCCAAAATATACAATGCTCTTTTAGAAGCATCTTCCCTACGTCCCAGCGTAATTCGAAAAGCGGATGTAATGGTTGTGCGTGAATTAACCGGTGGAATCTATTTCGGAAAACCGCGTGGTATGGATAAAAATAAAGGATGGAATACACTCACTTATTCACGAAAAGAAGTTGAACGTATTGCCCGCTCCGCGTTTGAATTGGCACGAAAACGGGATAACAGAGTCACTTCTGTTCATAAAGCTAATGTGTTAGAAAGTTCTCAATTCTGGCGGGATGTTGTTGAAGAAGTCCACAAAGAATATCCCGATGTTTTTCTGAACGAGATGTATGTGGATAATGCCGCCATGCAATTGGTGCGGGATCCCAAACAGTTTGATGTAATTGTGACCCAAAATTTATTTGGCGATATTCTTAGTGATATTTCTGCTATGGTCACGGGAAGCCTGGGAATGCTCCCATCTGCAAGTCTTGGAGAAAAACATTCACTCTATGAACCGGTCCACGGAACTGCGCCTGAGATCGCCGGACAAAATCGGGCCAATCCATTGGCCATGATTGGTTCTGTCGCCATGATGCTGGATTACACATTTGACTTACCCGATGCAGCGACCATGATCTATGATGCCATAAGTGAAGTGCTGGAACTTGGTTTTCGCACGGAAGATATTGCCACCCGCAATACCTCCGTAGTAAGTACAACCGGTATGCGTGATCTTATCTTGGAAAAATGCGCCGACAAATCTGATTCAATTATTGAAATGGTAAGGATGTCTTATGAAGGATAA
- the leuD gene encoding 3-isopropylmalate dehydratase small subunit encodes MDKFLNFTGLVAPIDRPNVDTDAIIPKQFLKSIKRTGFGPNLFDEWRYLDKGEPGMPCKNRPLNPDFVLNQDRYQGASILLTRENYGCGSSREHAPWAIQDYGFRVIIGPSFADIFYNNCFKNGLLPIVLSDFQVDELFQTVDQTTGFELAINLKDQTIQHSNSESISFEIDEYKKLCLLHGLDEIDQTMGMKDKIQSFEEKHRNFNPWVFEDLVL; translated from the coding sequence ATGGATAAATTTTTAAATTTTACTGGATTAGTTGCGCCTATCGATCGTCCCAATGTGGATACGGACGCCATCATTCCGAAGCAGTTTTTGAAATCAATCAAACGGACTGGATTTGGTCCCAACCTTTTTGATGAATGGCGTTATTTGGACAAGGGTGAACCGGGAATGCCCTGTAAAAATCGACCATTGAATCCGGATTTTGTCTTAAACCAGGATCGCTACCAAGGCGCTTCGATTTTATTAACGAGAGAAAATTATGGTTGCGGCTCCAGTCGTGAGCATGCCCCATGGGCCATTCAAGATTATGGTTTCCGTGTCATCATTGGCCCCAGTTTTGCGGACATTTTCTACAATAACTGTTTCAAAAATGGATTGCTGCCCATTGTATTAAGTGATTTTCAAGTTGATGAACTTTTTCAAACTGTTGATCAAACTACTGGATTTGAATTGGCGATTAATCTGAAAGACCAAACAATTCAACACTCCAATAGTGAATCCATTTCATTTGAAATTGATGAATATAAAAAACTCTGTCTCTTGCATGGTTTAGATGAAATAGATCAAACAATGGGAATGAAAGATAAAATTCAATCTTTCGAAGAAAAGCACCGGAATTTTAATCCATGGGTATTTGAGGATTTGGTTCTCTGA
- a CDS encoding 2-isopropylmalate synthase yields the protein MKDKIVIFDTTLRDGEQAPGCSLNLVEKIEIAKQLNKLNVDVIEAGYPVSSKVQFDAVQRIADAVDTVVAGLARTVDKDVKAAYDALKHAETFRIHTFAGTSDIHMMGKFGSDRYGKTLEEKRQHILKISCDAVALAKTFTDDVEFSPEDAGRTDIGYLSEIVEAVIAAGATTVNIPDTTGYTMPLEFGEKIAELKRRVSNIDQAVISVHCHNDLGLAVANSLSAITNGARQVECTINGIGERAGNASLEEIVMALAVREDLWDVETKINTSEIFNASRMVSSFTGMVVQPNKAIVGDNAFAHESGIHQDGMLKDNKTYEIINPEEVGVHESKIILGRHSGRHGLDSRLKAIGFDPSEEELNSVYQRFLELADKKKEVFDDDLRLLMGQEVVQKDYRHFLDYLHVNLGTTTIPTATVRIKSDDRLVEESATGDGPVDACFNAIDRALNSKFHIESYQVRSVTVGRSAQGEAHLRLKNGEQSFSGRGVSTDIVEASAKAYLQAINEYSIQSEVNELLAAVTAP from the coding sequence ATGAAGGATAAAATTGTTATTTTTGACACAACGCTCAGGGATGGGGAACAAGCGCCCGGTTGCTCTCTTAACTTGGTGGAAAAAATTGAGATCGCTAAGCAATTGAATAAACTGAATGTGGATGTAATTGAAGCAGGATACCCCGTATCATCCAAAGTGCAATTTGATGCGGTACAGCGTATCGCCGATGCTGTGGATACGGTGGTGGCCGGGTTGGCCCGAACTGTTGATAAAGATGTGAAAGCTGCTTATGATGCTTTGAAGCATGCAGAAACATTTCGAATCCATACTTTTGCAGGCACATCGGATATCCATATGATGGGAAAATTCGGCAGCGACCGTTACGGAAAAACTCTGGAAGAAAAACGTCAGCATATTTTAAAAATTTCTTGTGATGCGGTGGCATTAGCCAAAACATTTACAGATGATGTGGAATTTTCCCCGGAAGATGCGGGACGAACCGATATTGGATATTTATCTGAAATTGTAGAAGCAGTCATCGCTGCCGGTGCCACAACGGTGAATATTCCAGATACAACTGGATATACTATGCCCTTAGAGTTTGGTGAAAAAATTGCCGAATTAAAACGGCGCGTTAGCAATATTGATCAAGCGGTAATTAGTGTCCATTGCCATAATGATCTGGGATTGGCCGTAGCCAACTCCCTTTCTGCCATAACCAACGGTGCCCGCCAAGTGGAATGTACCATCAATGGTATTGGTGAAAGAGCAGGGAATGCATCCTTGGAAGAAATTGTCATGGCCCTTGCAGTCCGTGAAGATTTATGGGATGTGGAAACAAAAATAAATACATCCGAGATATTTAACGCCAGTCGTATGGTGTCTTCATTTACGGGTATGGTTGTTCAACCTAACAAGGCTATTGTGGGTGATAATGCGTTTGCCCATGAATCGGGTATTCACCAGGATGGTATGTTGAAAGATAACAAAACCTACGAAATTATTAATCCAGAAGAAGTGGGAGTCCATGAGTCTAAAATTATTTTGGGCCGACATTCTGGTCGTCATGGATTGGATTCTCGTCTGAAAGCCATTGGGTTTGATCCATCAGAGGAAGAGCTGAATTCGGTATATCAACGGTTCCTGGAATTGGCCGATAAGAAAAAAGAAGTATTTGACGACGACCTGCGCCTCCTAATGGGTCAAGAAGTGGTCCAAAAAGATTACCGCCATTTCCTGGATTATCTTCACGTTAATCTTGGAACAACAACAATTCCAACTGCAACAGTTCGAATCAAGTCTGACGATAGATTGGTGGAAGAATCTGCTACGGGCGATGGTCCGGTGGATGCCTGTTTCAATGCCATTGATCGTGCGTTGAATTCGAAATTCCACATTGAATCTTACCAAGTACGCTCCGTAACTGTTGGGCGGTCTGCCCAAGGTGAAGCGCATCTCCGTTTGAAAAATGGTGAACAATCTTTCTCCGGCCGCGGCGTTTCTACAGATATTGTTGAAGCCAGTGCCAAAGCATATCTACAGGCCATTAATGAATACAGCATTCAGAGCGAAGTGAATGAACTTCTTGCTGCTGTGACAGCACCATAA
- the ilvN gene encoding acetolactate synthase small subunit: protein MKQTLIALVEDKPGVLNRIASLFRRRNFNIDSLVVGKSEKKGISRMTIVANEVDRRKRGNIYFNLLNLVNVVAVKDVSELACVTREFIFIKVHAGPERLNELNLLVKKFGARIVDMGLETVIIETADEKEVIDELVEALQPFNITEIMRTGKISMRRGRTHKVLSEKINATAEEVNWQPEQIHTYHN, encoded by the coding sequence ATGAAACAGACATTGATTGCCTTAGTCGAAGATAAACCAGGTGTACTTAACCGAATTGCCAGTTTATTCCGCCGAAGGAATTTTAATATTGATAGCCTTGTGGTTGGCAAGAGTGAAAAAAAAGGCATTAGCCGCATGACCATCGTTGCCAATGAAGTGGATAGACGTAAAAGAGGTAATATCTATTTTAATCTTTTAAACCTCGTGAATGTTGTAGCAGTGAAGGATGTTTCTGAATTGGCTTGTGTTACGCGGGAATTTATTTTCATCAAAGTTCATGCCGGCCCCGAACGATTAAATGAACTTAATCTGCTGGTGAAAAAATTTGGTGCCCGCATCGTTGATATGGGACTTGAAACAGTCATCATTGAAACGGCGGACGAAAAAGAAGTTATCGATGAATTGGTTGAAGCATTACAGCCATTCAACATTACCGAAATCATGCGTACAGGAAAAATATCCATGCGCCGAGGTAGAACCCATAAAGTATTATCAGAAAAAATTAACGCAACGGCGGAAGAAGTGAATTGGCAGCCGGAGCAAATCCATACATACCATAACTAA
- the ilvB gene encoding biosynthetic-type acetolactate synthase large subunit: MDKRILTGAEIIWECIAKEGVDVVFGYPGGAILPAYDALEKYRDKIHHVLVRHEQGATHMADGYSRASGKVGVAMATSGPGATNMITGMATAMMDSVPMVCITGQVPSSVIGSDAFQEIDITGAAIPVTKHNYLVMDINELADTIKEAFHVARSGRPGPVLVDIPKDIQNQSIEFNYPKSLIDMPGEVKPPGATEEHLKTFARMIEEAERPFILAGHGIIMSEATQTVIELSEQVNIPIGTTLLGIGGVPASHPLVFGMMGMHGETWVNQAIQEADLLIACGMRFDDRVTGKLENYSPNSKKIHVEIDPAEINKNINVDLPIHGDLKTVLTQVLPLVKKQDNRPWLQKIDGWRSDSKGKDIIHQNTDALMAAQVIRKIWEGTKGDALIVTDVGQHQMLEAQYYEHEDPRTLLTSGGLGTMGFSLPAGIGASFYEKDREIWIIVGDGSFQMTMTELGTAVQENCNINIAIINNGYLGMVRQWQEMFYNARYSETPILSPDYVKLAGAYGLEAYKVQELKDVIPTMRKAQKQQGPSLIEFIVEKHDVVYPMVPTGADLHQMIERPLKESNGELTQEKKESIK, from the coding sequence ATGGATAAAAGAATATTAACAGGTGCTGAGATAATTTGGGAATGTATAGCCAAAGAAGGAGTCGATGTAGTCTTCGGCTATCCTGGTGGCGCCATACTCCCTGCCTATGATGCATTGGAAAAATACCGTGACAAAATACATCATGTTTTGGTGCGCCATGAACAGGGGGCAACCCATATGGCTGATGGGTATTCCCGTGCCAGTGGCAAGGTCGGCGTTGCAATGGCGACTTCCGGTCCCGGCGCAACCAATATGATTACGGGCATGGCCACGGCCATGATGGATTCTGTTCCCATGGTTTGCATCACCGGCCAGGTTCCCTCATCGGTCATTGGTTCGGATGCATTTCAGGAGATTGATATCACCGGTGCGGCAATTCCGGTTACGAAACATAATTATCTTGTTATGGATATTAACGAATTGGCTGACACGATTAAAGAAGCATTTCACGTGGCGCGCAGCGGTAGGCCTGGCCCTGTTTTAGTTGATATTCCAAAAGATATACAAAATCAATCTATTGAATTTAATTACCCGAAATCACTGATTGATATGCCGGGAGAAGTGAAGCCACCAGGTGCTACGGAAGAACATTTAAAAACATTTGCAAGAATGATAGAAGAAGCAGAACGTCCATTCATTCTGGCGGGCCATGGCATCATTATGTCTGAAGCAACTCAAACTGTGATTGAACTTTCTGAGCAAGTCAACATTCCTATTGGCACCACATTATTAGGTATTGGCGGTGTTCCGGCCAGCCATCCGTTAGTCTTTGGAATGATGGGTATGCACGGTGAAACTTGGGTAAACCAAGCTATCCAAGAGGCGGACCTTTTGATTGCTTGCGGCATGCGTTTTGATGACCGTGTTACGGGTAAACTGGAAAATTATTCTCCCAATTCAAAAAAGATACATGTTGAAATTGATCCAGCTGAGATTAATAAAAATATAAATGTTGATTTACCAATCCATGGAGATTTAAAGACGGTTCTTACTCAAGTTTTACCATTAGTTAAGAAACAAGATAATCGGCCATGGTTACAGAAAATTGATGGTTGGCGGAGTGATTCTAAAGGGAAAGACATTATACATCAGAATACTGACGCACTCATGGCCGCTCAGGTGATTCGAAAAATTTGGGAAGGGACTAAGGGCGATGCCCTTATTGTAACGGACGTGGGCCAGCATCAAATGTTGGAAGCGCAATATTATGAACATGAAGATCCACGGACATTACTTACATCTGGTGGATTGGGCACCATGGGATTCAGCCTTCCGGCGGGTATCGGTGCTAGTTTTTATGAAAAAGATAGAGAAATTTGGATCATTGTTGGTGATGGTAGCTTTCAAATGACCATGACGGAATTGGGTACGGCCGTTCAGGAAAATTGCAATATTAATATTGCAATTATAAATAATGGATACTTGGGAATGGTGCGCCAATGGCAGGAAATGTTTTATAACGCCCGCTATTCTGAAACGCCCATATTAAGTCCTGATTATGTGAAATTAGCTGGTGCTTACGGTTTAGAAGCCTATAAGGTTCAGGAATTAAAAGATGTTATTCCAACCATGCGCAAAGCCCAAAAACAGCAAGGACCATCTCTTATCGAATTTATCGTAGAAAAACATGATGTTGTTTATCCCATGGTGCCAACAGGTGCAGACCTACATCAAATGATTGAACGTCCGTTAAAAGAATCCAATGGAGAATTGACTCAAGAAAAGAAAGAATCGATCAAATGA
- the leuC gene encoding 3-isopropylmalate dehydratase large subunit — protein sequence MTGKTLYDKLWDAHLVHEDDNGNALLYIDRQLIHEVTSPQAFEGLRLANRKPWRTSANLAVADHNIPTKNREQGIADPISALQVDTLVENCKYFGVPYIPMDDDRQGIVHVVGPEQGATLPGMTIVCGDSHTATHGALGALAFGIGTSEVEHVMATQCLVQRKYKNMLIKVDGDLQKGVTAKDLVLAIIKKIGTAGGTGHTIEFAGETIQALSIEERMTVCNMAIEAGARAGLIAVDAKTIEYVKGRPFAPKGTQLVLAVTYWKTLSSDTDAKFDTIIELDADGIIPQITWGTSPEMGLDVGEAIPMTGQNGIENALDYMGLSDGGSLSDYKLDKVFIGSCTNSRIEDLRAAAQIVKGKKVAETIKLAMVVPGSGEVKNQAESEGLDKVFVDAGFEWREPGCSMCLAMNADRLEPGERCASTSNRNFEGRQGQGGRTHLVSPIMAAAAAVHGHFVDVREMLKAL from the coding sequence ATGACGGGAAAAACACTATATGATAAATTGTGGGATGCTCATTTGGTCCACGAAGACGACAATGGGAATGCACTGCTGTATATTGATCGTCAGTTAATTCATGAAGTAACCTCGCCTCAAGCTTTTGAAGGACTTCGCTTGGCCAATCGAAAACCATGGCGGACATCAGCAAATCTTGCGGTGGCGGATCATAACATTCCAACTAAGAATCGAGAGCAAGGAATTGCAGACCCTATTTCTGCCCTACAAGTTGATACATTGGTAGAAAACTGTAAATACTTCGGTGTACCCTATATTCCCATGGATGATGACCGCCAAGGAATCGTTCATGTGGTGGGGCCTGAGCAGGGTGCAACCTTGCCGGGGATGACTATCGTATGTGGTGATTCACACACGGCCACGCATGGTGCTTTAGGTGCTTTAGCTTTTGGAATAGGTACATCTGAAGTGGAACACGTTATGGCTACCCAATGTCTAGTTCAGCGCAAATACAAAAATATGTTGATAAAGGTAGATGGAGATTTGCAAAAAGGGGTGACCGCCAAGGATTTGGTTTTGGCCATTATTAAAAAAATTGGCACTGCAGGCGGCACGGGTCATACCATTGAATTCGCAGGAGAAACGATTCAAGCTTTATCAATCGAAGAGCGGATGACAGTATGTAATATGGCCATCGAAGCTGGTGCCCGTGCAGGGCTTATTGCTGTCGACGCAAAAACAATTGAATATGTAAAAGGTCGGCCTTTTGCCCCAAAGGGCACTCAATTAGTTTTGGCTGTGACTTATTGGAAAACACTTTCTTCGGATACAGATGCCAAATTCGACACTATTATCGAATTGGATGCGGACGGCATTATACCCCAAATCACTTGGGGCACATCCCCAGAGATGGGACTGGACGTAGGTGAAGCCATACCAATGACCGGCCAAAATGGTATTGAAAATGCACTGGATTATATGGGACTTTCTGATGGTGGCTCATTGTCCGATTATAAATTGGATAAGGTGTTTATTGGTTCTTGCACCAATTCTCGCATTGAGGATTTGCGTGCCGCAGCCCAAATTGTAAAGGGAAAAAAGGTGGCCGAAACAATCAAGTTGGCTATGGTTGTTCCCGGATCAGGAGAAGTGAAAAATCAAGCTGAATCTGAGGGACTGGACAAAGTATTTGTGGATGCTGGATTCGAATGGCGTGAACCGGGGTGCTCCATGTGTTTAGCCATGAATGCTGATCGACTGGAACCGGGGGAGCGATGTGCTTCTACATCCAATAGAAATTTCGAAGGACGACAAGGACAAGGGGGACGCACCCATTTGGTGAGTCCAATCATGGCAGCCGCTGCCGCTGTTCACGGCCATTTTGTTGATGTAAGAGAAATGCTGAAGGCGTTATAA